The genomic DNA tcgtgaacaccactcctgcgtgtttcgcttgtatttgcataaatcaagtttggtcaacagacgatgtcaacacaactttgcttttttaagacaactttgaattaacaagacaaaatgatgaacaaacagttttcccagtcaaaacttttattggaatcaacaataatttgctcttaggagagaaaacatttcgattttcttgcgagcgtcgacacaaacacgctgtctttgcacatgcttcgcttctgttgaaagcgatcaagctatcgcaaacagcacgaatttttccaatccaaaaaaaacgacgttacactatttcaactcaaatggccgatgaaataaatctcaagaagaaatcgacattcaaaaacaccatttaccttcctgtagcatcttccctggtctcataaaatccatttcaatccgcgattcggcttgaatatttaagcagagtttagattgtgttttggaaatcaaaagcagtacaaacacgaaacgctctttcgtcgctttaagaccttcaattctccttttccgctgctcattaatctttagggctatatctttctattttgagctctgtagaggttcaccccaattctaagaggaggaaaatatgtcttggaaaattaggactgatgcgctcgtgacggcattttctttttaagttagatcgcacgtcagctgtcgtcagcgagcgtgcaccgatgggcaaatagaaatgatcaattggccaatcagaatgcgcattttatccaagttatgtcaTAATgtattttatcgcacgtggcggaaagatatgcatggaagtgactggccgaagatgtcactgcaaacagctgtgcgtaggaatggagattccttgtaggttggtgtttacttgttcgagtaaagcgaaaactaatcgcttgaaagaactcttggagagcaagattcgccgataaacactcgaagacacaaacgactcctttaggagccaccacccattaaaaagtcaatgaacaagagcaacatgctctcagtttcttttatgtttctttactgagatctcaagaagttgtatgaatgttaattaagttttttaaaactccaaacacagatgtatccatggataagatgcacccttgatttatggcttcaattttgtgaaaaaaagtgcagCTTATACACTGTACATGGACGTTTACATTATGTCATGGTCAAACCATTCTCATACGGctgtaagtacatgtaaacaacagagaaaaagcggcgttgctaaaacgagggtaagggtaagaccaagggtcaggataagggtaaggatacgaaaacagaaagtatcctaaaaatgcataaaagctaaccttaaacttttgtttaggcctaattacgccTAAGgctagcttttatgcatgtttaggatattttttgtattcgtatccttacccttaccctgaccTGTGCATTGCCATCCGCATTTCGTCTGAGAATTTATCAAAGATAAGATGCACTCCAATTTTAGACACACTTTTATAGTAAAAAGATGCTGCTTATCTACCAGTGTTTACAGTAAAAGTTACAGTGGAAGTTTACCTGTACAGCGTACCACCAGAACTGCCAATATTCTTAAGTACTGGCCCTAGTACTCAGAAATAGGTCATTAATTTTTAAGAAATCAAAGTGTAAAGATCACAGTAAATAATTGAAATCTTACATTTGCAAAGGAAAATCACGCCCTTCAAACAAAGTAATAATTACAGTATGATTAATTTTCCTTGCTTCAATTTTCTTAGACTAGCCAAGCTAAACTGTTCTGGCTTCTTAAATGAACATCTCCAGATCTCGTGCCTACCTTATTTCCATTTAACCAAAGAACTTGCAAATTTTTGAACCGCCCAAAGTCATTAACTTCCTCAAGACCTCTGAACATGAAAAAAAGAGTATGCTTATTAAAATTAATAGTACTCATGATCATTAATATTGAAGTGATACCAAATGTTTATAACCagataaaaaaaggaaagccaCAACTTTCTTAGGTACAGTATGTAAtcttgaagttttgtcttgtggtgtagttttgtcattatgtggtgaGGATTTGCCTTTATGTGACAAGGTTTGATGGTAATGTGTTGTCTTTCCATAATAATGTGACGAGGTTTGATGGTTGCGTGTTGTTCCATTATGAGGTgttgaggtcttcttttgaTGAGCTTTGTTAACATTTTATGTGGTGACATTCTTTTAGGATGGTCAAGTTTCTTCCTTTATGTGATTATAAACACAGCATATCAAAAGACCTCAACACATCTTGATGGAACACAACAGATCATCATCAAACCTCGTcacatcatgatggaaacacaacTCGTAACCATCAAAACCATCAAAGTATGTCACATAAtgacaacagctcaccacacaATGACAAAACAACACCACATAATAATGTTGCAACAGTACACTATTTtcaaaacatacatgtatatagctTTTCATAAGATACTTAATCTGCAAGTTACATGGTTAGTGAGACCGATAAATGGCACTGAAATTGGTTCTAATATTCAAGGCATTTTTCTTGTTCTGACACTATGCTGTTGCCACTGAAAGGAGAAatacttaaaaacaaaaattactatTGGTAATGCAGCTTATTGggttttaaagtgcccctagccctaatttttttcaatttatttattagaACGTATATTTTGGTGAAGATTAAAATAGAACTAAGTAAATTAAATCCCTGATGCCAATCTCTGAAAGTTTGAAATTGTGATATTCTCCCCCACCGCTAGGAAGATCCTGATTGTCGCAAGTTTGTCTGGACTGGGCAAGTCTTCTCGCCTCCTACATGTATAAGTCAAGTATTAATCAACCAGGATAGTGATGTATGTGTTGACCACTAAAAACTGGAAAATGTAATGGGGCTCAGGGCAAAACTGCATCTTAAAGAAAGTGCCACCCCTGTATTTCAGCGTGCACACCTAGTACCACATGCATTATGTTCAGCTGTGGAGGTATGGAATTGAAGTGTTTGTAAAATGAGGGTGTTGGCGCATTTCTCAAGCACGTAGTTGAAAGAGCAAAATGATCTCTATTAAAAATTAAGAATCTTATGGCCAAACAAATAGTAAAGTGTCATTTCCCTCCTTGGCAAGTACAACAGTACAAATGAGTTGCACATCTGTATATCATTTTTTAGGAGAACAAAACTCAAAACTTTGCCAATGGAAAAGCTTTCAACTGAGGTGAAAGACTGCCACGCTGCCGTGAAAACAAGTGCAAGACATTGTTTGTGGAGTAATCCAAAAGgaactctacacaaagacgatGATCTTCTGTTTTGCCCTACATGCACTGTTGTATTGGTCCACACAAGAAAGTCCTCAATAATTTGATAACCTCTTGAATCAGCAACATACATCCAAAGGGCAAAGAGTTCTGAAACCATGGGCAAGCAGCAAACCCAGAAAACTGCTCTTGATTGAAAGAGAGGGGCACAGGTATTTCCTTGTGTGTATTATCCATGTCTACATAATTTTCTCAATTTAAAGGTGCCATTGTttttattcataaaatttttaaAAGGGATAATGTTTTCACATAATTTACAAAGGTTAGGCACCAGGCAAATAAGCCAGTGCGAATAAGAACTTGCGCCTTGTGCCTTTCCATGTGAATATGAAGTTAtcaagtttcttttttcttttgtgcaTAAAGTGTATGCAGATTTGTACGTGACTTTAACAATACTGTACCCACTAATAAAGAGCATTTTATCGCATTGTAGACAGAAAAGGTCAAGGTGTGCCAGGAATGGATCAAGGCCTGATGCACATATCTGAAAACACCAAAATGAGGGAATTCCTCCAATCTTGGGTTGTAAATGGCAGCTCAATCCCAAAGTGCTCCCGTTACAAGATTATTACCTTTTCAACATCTATGAAGTCCAGAAAGCAGATTTAAAAGAGtgcataaaaagaaaaaatgtcacCTTAATGGTTGATGAACTAAGTGGTGACAATTAAGGGAAGATAATAATTAATGGCCATCATTCTTGACTTTGATCATTTATCCTGCGTGAGAGATTGTATCTGCTTCACACATTTTAagagtgaaacaaaaaaaaacagtttctcAGGTGAAAGTGGGAAGTGTCCATGAGTTTAACATTTTGACATTCTTCAGGTCTTCAACAGCGACAATGTTTCCTACACAATGCATATCAAAAAAGCATTTACTGGTAATGGCACATTACCTAATATTTTTCCTTTAACTGTTTTCATCCCACCCAACAGTCTTGTTGCCTCGACTTTAAGAAAAGCTTTGTTGAGCTCAATGAGTTCATGAAATGTTTCCAGAACTTATTTTATGTTCCAGGTGAAAGGAAAAGTACATTCGCGAAATGTTAATTTGTAAAGCCGCACTGCCAAAAAAGCGAGAATGCTGGCAAACCCCATCACCAAAAGTTGGAGTGCATGGTTTGACTCTGCAATTTACTCTCaaagatttttttcttctaaGTGATAATATTCAAAGAATAAGTCAGGTGTGGGTGCAGCAGCGCGAGTAACTCTCTCCTCAGCCTAAAGGAGATGTACTCCAGTGAAGAGCTTGTGACCAAGATACACCCTCTACTGGACTTGGTGAAACACAAGGCTCCCACCCAGCCTTTTGCGGAATGCTTCATACTCGGATTCCTTTTTCTTGTGACGACATGTCATGGGTTTTCAGTTTCTTAATTCTTGCACTTTGTCCTTGTCAGTTACAGAAGAACTTTGAGGGTTGTCAGAAGCTCTATCATTCAAGTTaaacaagggaacaaaatgATTAACTACAAATTCCTTAAAACGGTCAGGCCAGCCAAGTGTACAATGTATTTGTCCACAGGATTCTTACAACTACGGTGGACATAAATGTTCCGATACACAGGTAACAGTTTGTGATTCTGATCTGGGTTAACTGTTTCAATGGGAACTCCCAGAACCCTTCCCAAAGCCATTATCTGAAAAAGTGCCACTGTAAGAATAGGTTTTGCTTGTTCTCACGATTTCATTGTCAaatcacatacatgtacatgtagcgtTTCCACAGACATTACACCGGAGCTACTCTATCCATAGCATGGAATTTTACAACTGCTTAACACAGGATGATTTCTGTAAAACTGTCTGCTCTTCGCAAGTTCAAAGCAAGTGCATAGTCGAAGCTCATGGGTTACAGTTTCTTTTTGACAACTTGTCAGACTAGCTGGATTCAGAACAAGCACTTTCCGTCACCAATAGCAGTACCTGGTACACGTATCATACCTCTAACATTTGGTGGGATAATACAATGGGAAACTTTGTCCACATGGATTTCTCTGAAGTATGCAGAAAAACTTAAATCTCCAAATCCAAAAGCTGAATTCGCATTCCATTTTCATTCCAGATGCTCATGTCGTACAGAATCATCGAAAATCGCTGCAAACAGCTTCCAAACGTTGCAGATCTTCATATGCCATTTTATAGATAGATGCTACACTTGCTCTCGCTTTGCCTGGTTTCTTAAactgtacatgtaggtaaaGTGATGGGTTTTCACAAGTCACacacttttaattaataatattattgtaactgAGAAAACTGTTGACAACAATTAAAGCatcatttaaaaaacatttttcaagttcaggctgcaaaagtgaaaaaaaacttCCCCTTACACTATTTTGTGATCCTAAAATTATAACAGAAAGTGTTTTCTCTCTCTACATGTTTTTTCCGGCCTAAGCAAGTGTTTCACGCTTATTTACTAGTAAGTGACAAGTAACAAGCACTTTCCGTCACCAATAGCAGTACCTGGTACATGTATCATACCTCTAACATTTGGTGGGATAATACAATGGGAAACTTTGTCCACATGGATTTCTCTGAAGTATGCAGAAAAACTTAAATCTCCAAATCCAAAAGCTGAATTCGCATCCCATTTTCATTCCAGATGCTCATGTTGTACAGAATCATCGAAAATCGCTGCAAACAGCTTCCAAACGTTGCAGATCTTCATATGCCATTTTATAGATAGATGCTACACTTGCTCTCGCTTTGCCTGGTTTCTTAAactgtacatgtaggtaaaGTGATGGGTTTTCACAAGTCACacacttttaattaataatattattgtaactgAGAAAACTGTTGACAACAATTAAAGCatcatttaaaaaacatttttcaagttcaggctgcaaaagtgaaaaaaacttcCCCTTACACCATTTTGTGATCCTAAAATTATAACAGAAACTGTTTTCTCTCTCTACATGTTTTTTCCAGCCTAAGCAAGTGTTTCACGCTTATTTACTAGTAAGTGACTGCACGGCCATCTAAATATAAATAATTCTAAATGATAAACTCACTGGACTTACTGGACCATTGGCTTCCAATTTTTTTGTATTGTTgactacaataatattattatgcaaacaaGTCTGAATGGAAATTAGCCGCAGTCAGAGTGGATAAGATTGGGAAATACTTAGATGCTCAGCTTGAAAGCCAGCCAGCCGGCAGTGACAGTGATGACTCAACATGTTAAGCCGTGAATCCTCTGGGCTCCTAACATTTCATAAGCAATAAGTTTATTACACTATTAACCCATTAGGAACGCCCTATTTTGCCTGACAACCATTTGATGGCGTGACAACCATTCGTCTGGAGCATCTCAAACGAAAGTTCCTGAAAGATCCAAGGTATAAAGAAGATTACGTCAAGTTCATGAATGAAGTTCTAAACAGGGGTGATGCCGAAGAAGCACCAGTGCTGCTTGCACAAGAAGAAGGAGTGAAGTGGTACATACCTCACCATTGCGTCTAtcatccaaagaaaaacaaaatcagaGTTGAACTCAGTGGGCCCGACCTTATCAACAATTTGGTGGGAGTACTATGCAGGTTCAGAAGATACCCTTACGCCATTATCTGTAACGTGGAGAAGATGTTTCATCAGTTCATGGAGCGTGAAAACGACCAAGATTATCTGCGTTTTCTTTGGTGGCCCAATGGCGATGTTCAGAAAGAGCCTAGCTATGGCCTGAAACATATGGCAAGTCAACAGAAAGAAGCACATCCCTCAGCAGCTCAGTTTATCATGCACAATTTCTACGTAGACGACAGATTGACTAGTGTTGAATCCGTACAGGAAGCTGAAGACCTCATCTAAGGAGCTCGTGACATTTGTGAGAAGGGCGGACTTCgtcttcacaagtttgtttcaaACGATTGTCACGTTCTTGAATCAGTACCAAAGAGTGAGAGAGCAGTCGATGTAATCCTGAATCTCCCGTCCGAGCAACTTCCGATAGAGAGAGTGCTTGGTGTCCAATGGTCAGTGGGTCTAAACTACTTCAGATTCTCCATCATTCTGAAGGGCCAGCCTTTGACTAGAAGAGGAGTGTTGGCAACCATAGCTTCTGCTTATGATCCCCTTGGATTCCTGGCTCCCTTAGTCTTAAGAGCAAAGATATTGCAAGAAATATGCAACAAAGGTGTCAACTGGGATGAGCCTCTCCCTGAAGAAGTTCGGCCAAGGTGGGAGCGTTGGAAACGTGATCTTCTACACATAGATGAGTTACAAATTGCAAGATATTTTGAGCCAAAGACCCTGAATGGCAAGAAGACCTATGAACTACACAGTTTTGCTGATGAAGCACGTCTGGATATGGACAATGCTCCTATCTAGGAGTTAAGGATGAGGACGCACATGTTCATGTTTCATTGGTAATGGGAAATTCCCGCGTCGCTCCAACGAAGATTACTACGATACCAAGATTGGAGCTTACCGTTGCAGTTGTTTCAGCGAAGGTTGCTGTGATGGTTcaaaaagaattaaattatGTTAACATGAAGCAGTACTTTTGGACTGATTCCAAGGTAGTACTTGGCTACATCAATAACGATGCCAAAAGATTCCACACATTTGTTGCCAATAGAGTACAAGTAATCAGGTCTACACTGATATCAAAGAACGGCGATACACTGATACCAATAATAATCCAGAGGCTTAAATGCAGAAGAGCTAATGAAATCGAAGTGGTTCAGTGGACCTGCATTTCTCTGGGAGAAAGAAATCCCGCCCAGTGAAGAAGAGATTCCTACACATTCAAATTGGAGATCCGGAAGTTAAAGCCACCGTACGCGCGACTATTGTCAAAGAACCCTTCTATCTCATTGACTTCATTACAAGATGTTCCAGTTGGACAAAGGCAGTGGGAGTGGTTTCCTACCTTAAGAGACCTTTCATGAAGAACAAGCCGAGGACAGTCGCCATAACAGTAGCTGAACAACAAGATGCTGAAAGGCTTATTTTCAAAGAGATACAGCGCACAGCTTTCAAGAACGAGATTACAAGTTTAAGCCAGAAGGAATAGAACACCAAGATTTCAAGGGAAAGTGCCCTCCTAAAGTTGGATCCTTTCGTAGATGAACAGGGACTGATAAGAGTTGGTGGACGGCTGGAAAATTCAACCTTGCCTTTTGAAGTTAAACACCCCATAGTAATTCCAAGGAGTTCGCAAGTTACTGATCTGATCATTGATCATTTTCACAAGAAGGTCAAGCATCAAGGGAAAGGAATGACCATGAACGAAATTCGTTCCAATGGATTAAGCATACTGAGTCTCAATGCCGCAGTAGCCTCGTACATTTATAAATGTGTACAATGTAGATGTCAGAGACAACCAACTGATGGCCAAAAGATGGCAAACCTTCCAGACGATAGAGTGGAATCAGCCCCGCCCTTTACATTCTGTGGAATGGATTGTTTTGGACCATTCACAAttaaggaaggaaggaaagagtTGAAGAGATATGCAGTGATATTTACTTGCAAGAGTTCCCAAGCAGTGCACATAGAACAATTAgacgacatgacaactgatgcctttgttgcaggtcattttgttccttaggttaatttgcaaccaaactaggtcattttgtttcaacctaggtcattttattttaagctaggttgaaattgatagtaggaaacatcagcaaaaacccatcaattattagtaagtacatgtaatatattGGTTAGTAAATTGGTCCTAGAGGAAAGGGAATGAACTTAGTGCAGCTTAGATTttcatgagtattttataaaacctcaatggttgttaagtctaggcactgactttaaatggttagcattaagatTGAGGTTAGGCATACAATGCATGATAACCGATTgtacttttctttctcagagcttTTTAGGACATTTTTCAGTGATGAATCTCCTTAGGATGGCAGCGGGCAACAATATTGAATTATTGTCCAAGGAATAGAAGAGCTGAAACACATACATGATGTactgttgatttttaatttgcttcatCATTTCctctatcttttgcttactttgaaTTCTTATTAATCAAAGgcaagtaaaaacaaactttgaaaagtcaggaaaaagggtTTAATAATCTATTGATTAGAAGCCATTTTGTAGGCTCTTGTAAGTGTTATATCTTttgaattatgaaataaaatatttgttactttttttcaattttgctgagtctgcttgtagtgataaatccaaattttgtgattattttgggacagtccccttcaagttctccaatttgagcaagtagcaAATTTTGGATGACggggcgtttccttttccattttattaattttcagcgccacataatcctgaagtgcgaacttcttcttcttcttcccttTCTAGTGCATGATAACTGCAAAAGACAGACTGCTGGCTGCCTGCAAATAGCCCTGACAAGCAGTATTTAAGTTGaacacccatttcaaacagtgctgataaacagtatttaagtattTAAGAGTCTCAGGCCCCATTTTTgagcggttagctttcaataactgtgattcaGGGTTAGTCTGTAGTGCGCGGTCTGCATTTGacaagtgtcagacaccgctCTCCTTTAATGTCAAGCTCATtctgccactttttcaaattattcacCATTTTCCTGCTCTGCATGTGATGTAGCTGTGACTTGTCCAATCATTTGtggctttttaatttcttttctacGAGAGATTCCAAAAACCACTTCATACAGTTTTGCcaattgttctgtgaatggttatgtgtttttttacaagcggtttctCCAAGATGGTGACACCAGTGGTTCGGAGAcgagttcttttctttgattaaactgtaaaggttatcttttgttgttctatttgccTGTGCCACCATCTTTTTTTCACTGTGGGAACGCTGTGTTTGCGGCAAAACTCGGTTTGTTAtatcatgactagaaatgatgccttgttcctGGACCAggtgtattttgcatagcaATGTAACAAAACTTAATTCGCACCATATTAAATGACTATTTGTTCTTCAGAATCAAGAGTCCAcctctttcaaacaattttttgcTTTCGTTGCACTGGAGACTCAAGAGTGTTTTTCATTCTACTTCATATAAATTTAGCCTATGGACCCTTTAACTTCTTCACAAAGTTCTATCTTCGGCCTTTTAACTGTGTATGATCTGAAATTTTCCTAAGTCTCACTTTATGTCATTTATGCATGTGCGAAATTGTAGTTGTcgtgaaggcttggaaatagcttaaaCTCATTGGTAGAAAAAACATCTAGACGCtttcagttgctgattcgaTGGCTTAGCGGTTAATACAGAGAAGATGTAATCTCAGATGTCCTATGGTGCGAGGGTTCGAATCCTTGGAGCGGCATGGAATGTTGTAAGAGGCACAGTCCGTTCGTAGTAAGCAAGGACCGTAGAGGGGAAGGAGAGGGAGAGATGGTAAGTGGACGAAGAACGGAAAGGTGGAGAAAGgtgctttcttttttattgcccctaaaaatccaggccccattttttttaattacagccccaaaaaaaagggaaacccttttttagacaCAAGGAAAGGTTTCGTTTAtataaacgttggccgtgtagcccttatattttaaacagagttaactgaatagagtgtaacgtgaagtgctagatttcaatcccatatgaaccatgtgagcgttcgccctacagatggaaatgggcccacacaaggacagagaaaaactctgaccagggtgggaattgaacccacgaccttcgggttagatctccgccgctctcccgactgagctacaaggtcagacgggagcaggccgtgggaagtaaagatgttaaagtcacggcaatgaacatgtacaagtacaaggaaaggttacgtttatacaaacgttggccgtgtagcacttcacgttacactctattcagttaactatgtttaaaatataagtgacttcattgccgtgactttaacatctttacttcccacggcctgctcccgtctgaccttgtagctcagtcgggagagcggcggagatctaacccgaaggtcgtgggttcaattcccaccttttttagacagttcataataacctaggttgaaacaaaatgacctaggttgaaacaaaataacttaGTTCAAAATATTTTGACCTAGCTTGATATCATTTTGACCTAAAGTACATTTCAAACTACAACACCTTCATCAACGCTTTGCGATGCTTTGCTGCAATTTGAGGACCCATTCAACAGCTGAGATCCGACCAAGGCTCTAATTTTGTGGGAGCAAGAAATGAACTCGCAAACGCCACTAAGGAGCTGGACAAGGACAGGATTCAAAGCTATTTGACAGCCAATCGTTGCGAATTTGTCAAGAATGTTCCCTGTTCCAGTCACTGGGGAGGAGTATGGGAAAGACAGATTAGGACCACAAGAAGCATCCTAAACACCATCCTTAACGAGTACAAAGGAAGACTCAATACGTCTTCACTTCGCACCTTCTTGTATGAAGTCATGGTCATAATCAACAGTCGACCATTGACATGCCAGTGCCTGAATGACCCGAAGAGTTTGGAGCCTTTAACTCTGAATCACCTGCTTACAATGAAGAATAAGACACATCTTCCACCTCCCAGTAATTTCGTTAAAGAGGAAGTGTACGCTCGAAAGAGATGGCGACGAGTTCAGTTCCTAGCTGAGCAGTTCTGGAGTAGATGGCGAAAGGAGTACCTTATTAATGTTTCTTTAAATAAACTGTTTGAAGATGGGTTTAGGAAGAGGTGGATGGCAGATGGAAGCGATGGCCACCAAAAGAAGCCCTCGGAAGAAATCATCACTTCGTTGATCGCAGGTGCATTGCGACATAATATCCTGAAGAGATGATTGAGTCGTACTTTGTCAAGTATGGAGGAATAAACAACCTTGATGATACACAACACGATCTTGTGGACGGACAACAAGATGAACTTCTCGATAACGAATCTTGTGCGACAGAACAGCTCAAGGGAACTGTTCTGTTGTGACTATGATTGAGAGTTTGCATGATTTCAGTTTCTAAACAATTTACATGCGGTATTAACTTTACTGTTGTAAGTAGcgaaacaaattttcttatccagaaaatggatttttttcacgCTAGTTTGGCATGAACAATTTCTCTGTTttctgaacttttttttttcaaaatgcagtccAAAATTGGGGTGTGTATTATACACGGGCGCATactatacacgggtaaatacagtAGGCTAAAGATGGAAAGTACTATTCCTAGTTGTTGAAAGTTTCTTTAACGTGTATTCAGTTATGTAAGGCTTTTTCATGCGCATCAGTTTCGCTTGTACACTACCGTAGTCTCTAGATCTTTCAAGTAAGTTCTATGGTGTTGCAAAAACACGCGCGTAAGCGCTATGACACCTAACTACCATTATAAAAGGTTAATTTTATCGTTTACAAGATCAGTTGACGCAAGATCTGTTCATTCACCATAAGTTAACAAGTTTCTCCAAGTTTATCATTGTTCTGGTGATCAAGGCAGCACCAAGGTAATTATCTTTGACGCTATTTTAGTTTGTTTATGTACGCGGTTTGTAGCTTTACTCgcttaggttcaatttcattgCTTATAAGTGTAAATTTAAGATTTAAGGCTTCAGT from Montipora capricornis isolate CH-2021 chromosome 2, ASM3666992v2, whole genome shotgun sequence includes the following:
- the LOC138037902 gene encoding leucine-rich repeat-containing protein 72-like, producing MEDGCEKEIEKQLRKRGLTKDKDVSEIYLAIRGLEEVNDFGRFKNLQVLWLNGNKVGTRSGDVHLRSQNSLAWLV